The following proteins are co-located in the Colius striatus isolate bColStr4 chromosome 6, bColStr4.1.hap1, whole genome shotgun sequence genome:
- the LOC104551971 gene encoding astacin-like metalloendopeptidase, protein MDLKMFLLFITFLLHTALGFPIQEDYENSTTTEATEVTTQEDIYESPSPTETDFEDEVIFNKILTINKDSSQFLQEGDIAPRRSRSAFNCRQCNWPQSSDGIVRVPYVLDPTYEESHINGIHEAMAEFEALTCINFVNRQTERDYLSIKSADGCWSNYGKVGGGQTVSVMKGGCMWKGIIQHELNHALGFLHEHSRSDRDKHVKIMWEYINPSDRSDFRKFENSRNLDLPYDYSSVMHYGPYTFSNTTGKATIVPIPDESVHIGQRQGLSNLDVAKINKLYNCSRCSTILDAAFGSLRSANHPRNYSDNTNCVWLLRTRSGKVSLYFQAFELQKTRGCQGDYVKVYDGSSKSSAVLMDKTCGSKIPNGIVATSNLMLVEFVTDGADTASGFQAIFTTGKSENKENGKEKQPISNQPPSSQRKNIV, encoded by the exons ATGGATCTGAAGATGTTTCTACTCTTCATTACATTTCTGCTTCATACTGCCCTGGGCTTCCCTATTCAG GAGGATTACGAAAACAGCACAA CAACAGAAGCTACTGAG GTTACTACACAAGAGGATATATATG AATCTCCATCACCTACAGAGACGGACTTCGAGGATGaagttatttttaacaaaattctGACAATTAACAAAG ACAGCTCTCAGTTCTTGCAAGAAGGTGACATAGCTCCACGAAGGAGTCGCAGTGCGTTCAACTGTCGCCAGTGCAATTGGCCCCAGTCCAGTGATGGCATTGTTCGTGTTCCCTATGTCTTGGATCCTACTTATG AGGAGAGCCACATAAATGGGATTCATGAAGCCATGGCAGAGTTTGAAGCACTGACTTGTATTAATTTTGTGAACCGCCAGACAGAACGTGACTACCTCAGCATTAAATCTGCAGACGG ATGCTGGTCTAACTATGGGAAAGTAGGAGGTGGACAGACTGTCTCTGTGATGAAAGGAGGCTGCATGTGGAAAGGAATAATTCAACATGAACTGAACCATGCTCTGGGCTTTTTGCATGAACATTCTCGAAGTGACAGGGATAAGCATGTAAAGATCATGTGGGAGTACATCAATCCGT CTGACAGATCAGACTTCAGGAAATTTGAAAACTCCAGGAACCTGGATCTTCCATATGACTATTCCTCAGTAATGCACTATGGCCC ataCACATTCTCCAATACCACTGGGAAAGCAACAATTGTACCAATTCCTGATGAATCAGTACATATTGGACagaggcaggggctgagcaACTTGGATGTGGCCAAAATCAACAAACTTTACAACTGCA GTCGCTGCAGCACTATTCTTGATGCAGCATTTGGGTCACTGAGATCTGCCAACCACCCAAGAAATTACTCAGATAACACCAACTGTGTCTGGCTCCTCCGAACCCGATCCGGAAAG gTTTCCTTGTACTTTCAAGCCTTTGAGCTGCAGAAAACCAGAGGATGTCAGGGTGATTATGTTAAAGTTTATGATGGATCCAGCAAGTCTTCTGCAGTTCTCATGGACAAGACCTGTGGATCAAAGATACCTAATGGCATAGTTGCTACTAGTAATCTTATGCTTGTAGAGTTTGTCACAGATGGTGCTGATACAGCTTCTGGTTTCCAAGCCATCTTTACCACTGGTAAGTCTGAGAACAAGGAGaatggcaaagaaaaacaacctaTATCAAATCAACCTCCTTcttcacagaggaaaaacattGTTTGA